A single genomic interval of Microbacterium sp. BLY harbors:
- a CDS encoding glycoside hydrolase family 65 protein: MTPFTVEPWAVGIEGVDTAHLAQEESVFGLSNGHIGWRGNLDEGDPRGVAGSYLNGVFEEHPMPYAEDGYGYPETGQTVINVPNGQLIRLLVGDEPFDVEHGTVHAHTRRLDLREGTLHREVDWESAEGRRVHISSTRLVSLEHRSLAAVRYRVRAVDGPLAVTVLSEVLANEPLPITHDDPRVQELLARPLEAVAAAERGARSTLLHRTRRSALRVAVSADHLVQASGQGAPEVTTEADGDLSRTRIHVDLAPGEELEVVKLVGHEWSGSLAPQTLRDRAEEAVEEAARLGWDALVEGQRAVLDRYWECGDVRIDGDARLQQAVRFALFQVFQASARAESRSVPGKGLTGSGYEGHTFWDFEAFVLPVLTSTAPDAALQALRWRHATLDHARERARTLGLRGATFAWRTIDGRESSGYWPASTAAFHINAAVAGAVMHYVRVTGDDDFERDAGTEILVETARLWASLGRWDDAGGFHIDGVTGPDEYTAVVDDNVYTNLSARRNLRGAAVAVRRHPDIAGRLGVDEDEVAEWEAAASAMTVLYDEDEQVHVQSAGFTAHARWDFDATAPDEYPLHSHFPYFDLYRKQVLKQADLVLALYTAHEEFTWEEKARAFAYYDALTVRDSSLSAAAQAVIAAEVGHIELAAAYLAELAALDLDDLHGNTDEGLHIAALAGIWTGVTAGYGGMREGDDGLCFRPQLPDGVTRLAFGVRLHGCILHVDITPAETTYRLSAGEPVTIRHADQEVVLHAGVPSSLPTPDRVEPITPPPVPPRWREPGRPRAGD; encoded by the coding sequence ATGACGCCGTTCACGGTCGAACCGTGGGCCGTGGGCATCGAGGGCGTCGACACCGCCCACCTCGCCCAGGAGGAATCGGTCTTCGGCCTCTCGAACGGCCACATCGGCTGGCGCGGCAACCTCGACGAAGGCGACCCCCGCGGGGTGGCCGGCAGCTATCTCAACGGCGTGTTCGAAGAGCATCCCATGCCGTATGCAGAGGACGGGTACGGCTACCCCGAGACGGGGCAGACGGTGATCAACGTGCCGAACGGGCAGCTCATCCGGCTGCTGGTCGGGGACGAACCGTTCGACGTCGAGCACGGAACCGTGCACGCGCACACCCGGCGCCTGGACCTCCGCGAGGGCACGCTCCACCGCGAGGTCGACTGGGAGTCGGCGGAGGGCCGACGGGTGCACATCAGCTCGACGCGTCTGGTCTCCCTGGAGCACCGGTCGCTGGCCGCCGTGCGCTACCGTGTGCGGGCTGTCGACGGCCCCCTCGCGGTCACCGTGCTGTCGGAGGTGCTCGCGAACGAGCCCCTTCCGATCACCCACGACGATCCGCGCGTGCAGGAGCTCCTCGCCCGTCCCCTGGAAGCCGTCGCAGCAGCGGAGCGCGGCGCGCGGAGCACGCTGCTGCACCGCACCCGCCGCAGCGCTCTGCGCGTGGCGGTGAGCGCGGACCACCTGGTGCAGGCGTCCGGGCAGGGCGCTCCGGAAGTGACGACCGAGGCGGACGGCGACCTGTCGCGCACGCGCATCCATGTCGATCTCGCGCCCGGCGAGGAGCTCGAGGTCGTCAAGCTCGTCGGGCACGAATGGTCCGGATCGCTCGCCCCGCAGACGCTGCGGGACCGCGCGGAGGAGGCGGTCGAAGAGGCCGCCCGCCTCGGCTGGGACGCCCTGGTCGAAGGGCAGCGCGCAGTCCTCGATCGGTACTGGGAGTGCGGCGACGTCCGCATCGACGGCGACGCGCGGCTGCAGCAGGCCGTGCGCTTCGCCCTGTTCCAGGTGTTCCAGGCGTCGGCACGCGCCGAGTCCCGGTCCGTTCCGGGCAAGGGCCTCACCGGCTCCGGGTACGAGGGCCACACCTTCTGGGACTTCGAGGCTTTCGTGCTCCCCGTGCTCACCTCGACCGCGCCGGACGCCGCGCTCCAGGCACTGCGGTGGCGCCACGCCACGCTCGATCACGCCAGGGAGCGCGCCCGGACGCTGGGCCTGCGCGGGGCGACGTTCGCGTGGCGGACGATCGACGGCCGCGAGAGCTCCGGATACTGGCCCGCCAGCACGGCGGCCTTCCATATCAACGCCGCCGTGGCCGGCGCCGTGATGCACTACGTGCGCGTCACCGGTGACGACGACTTCGAACGCGACGCGGGCACCGAGATCCTCGTCGAGACGGCCCGGCTCTGGGCCTCGCTCGGCCGCTGGGACGACGCCGGAGGCTTCCACATCGACGGCGTCACAGGTCCGGACGAGTACACCGCCGTCGTCGACGACAACGTGTACACGAACCTCTCGGCGCGCCGGAACCTCCGGGGGGCGGCGGTGGCCGTCCGACGCCACCCGGACATCGCCGGGCGGCTCGGCGTCGACGAGGACGAGGTCGCCGAGTGGGAGGCCGCGGCTTCCGCCATGACCGTGCTCTACGACGAGGACGAGCAGGTGCACGTGCAGTCGGCGGGATTCACCGCGCACGCGCGGTGGGACTTCGATGCGACCGCCCCCGACGAGTATCCGCTGCACAGTCACTTCCCCTACTTCGACCTCTACCGCAAGCAGGTGCTGAAGCAGGCTGACCTGGTCCTGGCGCTCTACACCGCGCACGAGGAGTTCACGTGGGAGGAGAAGGCCAGGGCGTTCGCCTACTACGACGCGCTCACCGTGCGCGACTCGTCGCTCTCCGCGGCGGCGCAGGCCGTGATCGCCGCCGAGGTGGGTCATATCGAGCTCGCGGCGGCGTACCTCGCGGAGCTCGCGGCCCTCGACCTGGACGACCTCCACGGCAACACGGACGAGGGACTGCACATCGCGGCCCTCGCCGGCATCTGGACGGGAGTCACGGCCGGGTACGGCGGCATGCGGGAGGGCGACGACGGCCTGTGCTTCCGCCCCCAGCTTCCGGACGGTGTCACCCGTCTCGCGTTCGGCGTGCGGCTGCACGGCTGCATCCTGCACGTCGACATCACCCCGGCGGAGACGACCTACCGGCTGAGCGCCGGAGAGCCGGTGACGATCCGGCACGCCGACCAGGAGGTCGTCTTGCACGCCGGAGTGCCGTCGAGCCTGCCGACGCCGGACCGCGTCGAGCCGATCACCCCGCCCCCGGTGCCGCCGCGCTGGCGGGAGCCGGGACGACCGCGCGCCGGTGACTGA
- a CDS encoding helix-turn-helix domain-containing protein, which produces MQKLLTLDETAERLRKTRTQLEWMIHAGTAPRSAKIGGRRMFREADVDAFIDAAFSGAV; this is translated from the coding sequence GTGCAGAAACTACTCACCCTCGACGAAACCGCTGAGCGCCTGCGAAAGACGCGGACGCAACTCGAATGGATGATCCACGCCGGCACCGCACCGCGCTCGGCAAAGATCGGCGGACGCCGTATGTTCCGTGAGGCCGACGTCGACGCTTTCATCGACGCCGCATTCTCTGGGGCGGTGTGA
- a CDS encoding DUF2188 domain-containing protein, with product MAAQQAFVIPVGTFWVVRANSENLGDLQRTQASAITVAREWLQNHGGGELVILGEDGKIRAKDTIYPGNDPRNIRG from the coding sequence ATGGCAGCGCAGCAGGCATTTGTGATACCGGTCGGCACTTTCTGGGTGGTGAGAGCAAACAGCGAGAACCTTGGTGACCTGCAACGTACTCAAGCCTCGGCGATCACGGTCGCACGAGAGTGGCTCCAGAACCACGGTGGCGGCGAGCTCGTGATCCTCGGTGAGGATGGCAAGATCAGGGCCAAGGACACCATCTATCCAGGCAACGACCCTCGCAACATTCGCGGATAG
- a CDS encoding helix-turn-helix domain-containing protein yields MTLTDKELGENVRRFRGDMSQKALAERMNELGARWSQPTVAAIERGERSLKFTEVTMLSEALQLPIGHFVSPGIATEVLQRARATLVAHDQLKAAIRAYENTRLQLAATLDSVAPDDVTNHQLIVGESWVERGVLDVIEEMREEQGIGEDGDQGASGHLADPEGHPWMTRWAEKYSGAGIDG; encoded by the coding sequence ATGACGCTGACAGACAAGGAACTAGGCGAGAACGTTCGGCGCTTCCGTGGCGACATGTCGCAGAAAGCGCTTGCTGAGCGGATGAACGAGCTCGGGGCGCGATGGTCCCAGCCGACCGTCGCCGCGATCGAGCGCGGCGAGCGATCGCTGAAGTTCACGGAAGTGACAATGCTCTCGGAGGCGCTGCAGCTGCCGATTGGACACTTCGTGAGTCCGGGAATCGCGACGGAAGTCCTTCAGCGCGCGCGGGCTACTCTCGTGGCGCACGACCAGCTCAAGGCGGCGATTCGCGCATACGAGAACACTCGACTGCAGCTGGCAGCCACCCTCGACAGCGTGGCCCCCGACGACGTCACGAACCATCAGCTGATCGTGGGCGAGTCGTGGGTGGAGCGCGGAGTCCTCGACGTGATCGAAGAGATGCGCGAGGAACAAGGGATCGGCGAAGACGGCGACCAGGGCGCATCTGGGCACCTCGCCGATCCCGAGGGGCACCCGTGGATGACGCGCTGGGCCGAGAAGTACTCCGGGGCTGGCATCGATGGCTAG
- a CDS encoding DUF3800 domain-containing protein has protein sequence MVELVYLDETGSVGRGARRQPLLRLVGVVVKEETVERLGSRMTELAMEHLGWRPTDFEFHAYELWNARDPWVGKEPAELLAAYEAVIALLAELDIWVVHSAIRKSALHERYDGRYDSNAYLLALQFLLGKLDNWRTGAMRIVVADEAKEHETRAIRLVRDMQTWGNGVVPGRQLQTVIDSMHYVDSRDSPGVQLADFVAFVLHRSTLPGQGHPDADAAVARMRSAVDDRTYTWREPWPAEQIE, from the coding sequence ATGGTTGAACTGGTGTATCTGGACGAGACCGGATCAGTGGGACGAGGCGCGAGGAGGCAGCCCCTCCTTAGGCTCGTCGGTGTCGTCGTCAAAGAAGAGACTGTTGAACGTCTTGGCTCGAGGATGACGGAACTTGCGATGGAGCACCTCGGCTGGCGCCCCACGGATTTCGAGTTCCATGCATATGAGCTCTGGAACGCACGTGACCCCTGGGTGGGGAAGGAGCCAGCCGAGCTACTTGCTGCCTACGAGGCTGTGATCGCGCTGCTCGCCGAACTCGATATCTGGGTCGTCCATTCCGCGATCCGGAAGAGCGCCTTGCACGAGAGGTACGACGGACGGTACGACTCGAACGCATATCTCCTCGCCCTGCAGTTTCTTCTTGGCAAGCTAGACAACTGGAGGACGGGAGCGATGCGAATCGTGGTTGCCGATGAAGCGAAAGAGCACGAAACGCGCGCAATTCGCCTTGTTCGCGACATGCAGACATGGGGAAATGGGGTTGTCCCTGGCAGGCAGTTGCAGACGGTGATCGACTCGATGCACTATGTGGACTCTCGGGACAGCCCTGGAGTCCAGCTCGCGGACTTTGTTGCGTTCGTTCTTCATCGATCCACACTCCCAGGCCAAGGACATCCCGATGCCGACGCCGCAGTCGCGCGCATGCGCTCTGCGGTGGATGACCGTACCTATACCTGGCGCGAGCCGTGGCCCGCCGAACAAATCGAGTAA
- a CDS encoding manganese catalase family protein yields the protein MFFHRQELQFSATPEAPDAVYARKLQEVLGGQYGEITVALQYQFQAWNMHMPGKYRDLVFGIGAEEMGHVEMLAVMIAQLLEKSPLGITEDAVQDDPTVAAIIGGTDVQQGIVAGAGARPVDSNGNPWQGSYITASGNLLADFMANANAEMQGRVQVARLYHMTDDHGVRDLLSFLLARDTMHQNQWLAAAEELKAEGAEKLPVPSNFPLSKEYRDVSYQYLNFSDGPAAAEGTWASGPTPDGHGEFSYHEGPTTTAEMPPPTHPDARFYGTTELPNVVEKVAGAAQDALHKE from the coding sequence ATGTTCTTCCATCGACAGGAACTCCAGTTCTCCGCGACGCCCGAGGCCCCCGACGCGGTCTACGCCCGCAAGCTGCAGGAGGTACTCGGCGGGCAGTACGGCGAGATCACCGTCGCCCTGCAGTACCAGTTCCAGGCCTGGAACATGCACATGCCCGGCAAGTACCGCGACCTCGTCTTCGGCATCGGCGCCGAGGAGATGGGACACGTCGAGATGCTGGCGGTCATGATCGCGCAGCTCCTCGAGAAGTCCCCGCTCGGCATCACCGAGGACGCCGTGCAGGACGACCCCACCGTCGCCGCGATCATCGGCGGCACCGACGTGCAGCAGGGCATCGTCGCCGGCGCGGGCGCCCGCCCGGTGGACAGCAACGGCAACCCCTGGCAGGGGTCGTACATCACCGCGAGCGGCAACCTCCTCGCCGACTTCATGGCCAATGCGAACGCGGAGATGCAGGGCAGGGTGCAGGTCGCCCGGCTCTACCACATGACCGACGACCACGGCGTGCGGGATCTGCTGAGCTTCCTCCTCGCCCGGGACACCATGCACCAGAACCAGTGGCTCGCCGCGGCCGAGGAGCTCAAGGCGGAGGGTGCCGAGAAGCTGCCCGTGCCGAGCAACTTCCCGCTGTCCAAGGAGTACCGCGACGTCTCCTACCAGTACCTCAACTTCAGCGACGGTCCCGCCGCCGCGGAGGGCACGTGGGCCTCCGGGCCGACCCCGGACGGACACGGCGAGTTCAGCTACCACGAAGGCCCCACCACCACGGCCGAGATGCCGCCGCCCACCCACCCCGACGCGCGCTTCTACGGCACCACCGAGCTGCCGAACGTCGTGGAGAAGGTGGCCGGCGCAGCGCAGGACGCGCTCCACAAGGAGTGA
- a CDS encoding BLUF domain-containing protein, which produces MTAAMADGALRLVYTSTAAQPFRETALEQLLQQSRRSNATRDVTGLLLFRDGRFLQILEGPAEAVRRLVDRIAEDPRHHAMRILLETPIAARLFSDWSMGYRSFRTGSTAPPSGFRDSFDDLVGGDDLPARERALFELTLWFRTRSGAGAPVPAASGATAAEGAPLHA; this is translated from the coding sequence GTGACCGCGGCCATGGCCGACGGCGCGCTCCGCCTCGTCTACACGAGCACAGCGGCGCAGCCGTTCCGGGAGACCGCCCTGGAGCAGCTCCTGCAGCAGTCCCGTCGGTCGAATGCGACGCGGGACGTCACCGGGCTCCTCCTCTTCCGCGACGGGCGGTTCCTCCAGATCCTCGAAGGCCCCGCCGAGGCGGTGCGCCGCCTGGTGGACAGGATCGCGGAAGACCCGCGGCATCACGCGATGCGCATCCTCTTGGAGACCCCCATCGCTGCACGGCTCTTCTCGGACTGGTCGATGGGGTATCGGTCGTTCCGCACCGGCAGCACCGCGCCTCCCTCCGGGTTCCGCGACTCCTTCGACGACCTCGTCGGGGGCGACGATCTGCCCGCCAGGGAGCGCGCGCTGTTCGAGCTCACCCTGTGGTTCCGCACCCGCTCCGGCGCCGGAGCCCCCGTGCCCGCCGCGAGCGGTGCCACCGCTGCCGAGGGGGCACCGCTCCACGCATGA
- a CDS encoding WhiB family transcriptional regulator — protein sequence MRTGAVMVEERWYTYKQAAGRVRSSERTVRRWRRVGMPMSWELIDGQRTRVVREDVLLAWWRDAMDNSPVHQLRMRKRAKEAGVAYVAPVLKPRPKPKLVPTPRVEPDDDEAPSWPAPAPFHEPLDHMRPMAGRDEFATLLKATRDNPTGCRDVDEFTADQVTVEEQRVLAAICATCPVLELCRAYAVATKPTSGYWAGSPWRELSSASPAPSAADSTNAA from the coding sequence ATGCGGACTGGGGCGGTCATGGTCGAGGAACGCTGGTACACGTACAAGCAGGCGGCGGGCCGGGTGAGGTCGTCGGAGCGCACGGTCCGGCGGTGGCGTCGCGTCGGCATGCCCATGAGCTGGGAACTCATCGACGGCCAGCGAACGCGGGTCGTGCGCGAGGACGTGCTGCTCGCTTGGTGGCGCGATGCGATGGACAACAGCCCGGTCCATCAGCTGCGGATGCGGAAGCGGGCTAAGGAGGCCGGCGTCGCCTACGTGGCCCCGGTCCTGAAACCGAGGCCCAAGCCGAAGCTGGTTCCGACGCCGCGCGTCGAGCCCGACGACGATGAGGCGCCGTCGTGGCCGGCGCCGGCGCCCTTTCACGAGCCGCTCGACCACATGAGGCCCATGGCCGGCCGCGACGAGTTCGCGACCCTACTCAAGGCGACACGGGACAACCCGACCGGGTGCCGGGACGTCGACGAGTTCACGGCCGATCAGGTCACCGTCGAAGAGCAACGGGTACTCGCCGCGATCTGCGCCACATGCCCCGTGCTCGAGCTGTGCCGCGCCTACGCCGTGGCGACCAAGCCGACCTCGGGCTACTGGGCCGGGTCGCCCTGGCGTGAGCTATCGTCCGCGTCACCCGCGCCCTCGGCCGCGGACTCGACGAACGCGGCGTAG
- a CDS encoding alpha/beta fold hydrolase, whose translation MTDTQIFEPEGRAIPFVDEGDGPVKLVLIQERGLAADVLGVVGHYLAEEAGFHVVRIGHRADDADTSIEDRVADALAVIDHIGLGDTWIGGHGFGGTIARSFALAHPERVNGLALLGVEDVETPLAPVIPVLLIQGTADEVTPAANAESLRATAPERASIKVVEGGDHLFPMTHPIETAVVLEEYLDWD comes from the coding sequence ATGACCGACACCCAGATCTTCGAGCCCGAGGGCCGCGCCATCCCCTTCGTCGACGAGGGCGACGGGCCGGTCAAGCTCGTGCTCATCCAGGAGCGTGGCCTGGCCGCCGACGTGCTCGGTGTGGTCGGTCACTACCTGGCCGAGGAGGCCGGTTTCCACGTCGTGCGGATCGGCCATCGCGCGGATGACGCCGACACCTCGATCGAGGACCGCGTCGCGGACGCGCTCGCCGTCATCGACCACATCGGCCTCGGCGACACGTGGATCGGCGGACACGGCTTCGGCGGCACGATCGCCCGGTCGTTCGCGCTGGCTCATCCGGAGCGCGTGAACGGTCTCGCACTGCTCGGCGTGGAAGACGTGGAGACGCCCCTCGCCCCCGTGATCCCGGTGCTGCTGATCCAGGGGACGGCCGACGAGGTGACCCCGGCCGCGAACGCCGAGAGCCTCCGCGCCACGGCTCCGGAGCGCGCCAGCATCAAGGTCGTCGAGGGCGGGGATCACCTCTTCCCGATGACGCACCCCATCGAGACGGCCGTCGTGCTCGAGGAGTACCTGGACTGGGACTGA
- a CDS encoding M20/M25/M40 family metallo-hydrolase, with the protein MTEETAAAHDAIGVFLGSHVDEMVERLSTWVAIPSVSADPERRMDGVRSAHWIAGELRDAGFTTTLLPAGDAITVFAERPGVPGAPTVLVYTHHDVRHAKPEEWSETEPFTPVLRDGRLYGRGASDAKGQALAHVWAQRALAAVDGAGAGVHLKLLVDGEEEIGSPHLKELLEAEPARFACDLVVFSDTLQWEVDSPAPVTSMRGTLTATLTVQGPDRDVHSGAASGVTVNPALVLSGVLARLHHDDGSIAIPGFYEDVPPLSDERAEELDALPFDPEDWVRRTETRVIVGEKGFTPKERLWVRPAIEVISLLAGDPDGIERSVIPREAMASLSIRTVPGQRNHHVADLLRAFIADVMPPEATYRLEVDEDIAQEPYVSPPGPMRDALERALARGYGRAVQGRMGNAGGGPADLLSQQLAAPVVFLGTGLPEDHWHASDESIDLRMLVRGAATLAHLWRELAAA; encoded by the coding sequence ATGACAGAGGAGACGGCGGCGGCGCACGACGCGATCGGCGTTTTCCTCGGGTCGCATGTCGACGAGATGGTCGAACGTCTGTCGACCTGGGTCGCGATCCCCTCCGTCTCCGCCGACCCCGAGCGTCGCATGGACGGTGTGCGGTCTGCGCACTGGATCGCCGGAGAGCTACGCGACGCGGGATTCACGACGACGCTGCTGCCGGCCGGTGACGCGATCACCGTGTTCGCCGAGCGGCCGGGCGTGCCGGGGGCACCGACGGTCCTCGTCTACACGCATCACGACGTCCGCCACGCCAAGCCGGAGGAGTGGAGCGAGACGGAGCCGTTCACTCCGGTGCTCCGGGACGGACGGCTCTACGGCCGTGGCGCCTCGGACGCGAAAGGCCAGGCGCTCGCGCACGTCTGGGCGCAACGAGCGCTCGCCGCCGTGGACGGGGCCGGTGCCGGGGTGCACCTCAAGCTGCTCGTCGACGGCGAGGAGGAGATCGGCTCGCCCCATCTCAAAGAACTGCTGGAGGCCGAACCCGCACGGTTCGCCTGCGACCTCGTGGTGTTCTCGGACACCCTGCAGTGGGAGGTCGATTCCCCGGCCCCGGTCACGTCGATGCGGGGGACGCTGACTGCGACCCTGACCGTGCAGGGTCCCGACCGCGACGTGCACAGCGGCGCCGCGTCCGGTGTGACCGTCAACCCGGCCCTCGTGCTGTCCGGAGTGCTCGCACGGCTGCACCACGACGACGGCAGCATCGCGATACCCGGCTTCTACGAGGATGTGCCCCCGCTCAGCGACGAGCGCGCGGAGGAGCTGGATGCGCTGCCGTTCGATCCCGAGGACTGGGTCCGGCGCACCGAGACCAGGGTCATCGTGGGGGAGAAGGGCTTCACCCCGAAGGAGCGGCTGTGGGTGCGGCCGGCCATCGAGGTGATCTCGTTGCTCGCCGGGGATCCGGATGGCATCGAGCGCTCCGTCATTCCCCGGGAGGCCATGGCGTCGCTGAGCATCCGGACCGTTCCGGGCCAGCGCAATCACCACGTCGCCGACCTGCTCCGCGCCTTCATCGCCGACGTGATGCCGCCAGAGGCGACCTACCGCCTGGAGGTCGACGAGGACATCGCGCAGGAACCGTACGTCTCGCCTCCCGGCCCCATGCGCGATGCGCTGGAGCGCGCCCTCGCCCGCGGCTACGGACGCGCCGTACAGGGACGGATGGGGAACGCCGGCGGCGGGCCGGCCGATCTGCTGTCCCAGCAACTCGCCGCCCCGGTCGTCTTCCTGGGCACGGGCCTGCCCGAGGACCACTGGCACGCGAGCGACGAGAGCATCGATCTGCGCATGCTCGTCCGCGGCGCCGCGACCCTCGCGCATCTGTGGCGCGAGCTCGCCGCCGCCTGA
- a CDS encoding AAA family ATPase: MSLLRPVDEFAADLAAWDHLLAGWRRTEATGPFLAAYRHPGQVEGTAGGLREHDGRLTLRARVDYAGLESGYDYTLEQARQRLSPTPAERAAIADADLEHELQRLRVRRDARRMLDAEESAETTIPAPTRLDAFLDEPDVDAEYRVDRLLPTGGNALFPAPAKAGKSTTIGNLARAFADGDAFLGTFAVQPARVVLIDNELDPRGLRRWLREQEIQHPEHVSVVPLRGRTASFDIIDPATRARWADVLRGADVLIFDCLRPVLDALGLDENRDAGQFLVALDALKTEAGISETVLVHHMGHAGERARGDSRLLGWPDVTWKITLERPDDPSMSPRFFSAFGRDVSVPETQLEYDPARRRMSVTGMSRRDAAVEVALAALIELLAANPNGLSQAAIEEALKGEGIPRSDVRQATHVAQQRALSVVVPGPRGAKVHVPIPHLATSPDLAATSPASTPVTSPPP; this comes from the coding sequence GTGAGCCTCCTGCGGCCCGTCGACGAGTTCGCCGCGGACCTCGCCGCGTGGGATCACCTGCTCGCCGGCTGGCGGCGCACAGAGGCGACGGGCCCGTTCCTGGCTGCCTACCGACACCCCGGGCAAGTCGAGGGCACGGCGGGCGGCCTGCGCGAGCATGACGGGCGCCTGACGCTGCGCGCACGGGTCGACTATGCCGGACTGGAAAGCGGGTACGACTACACACTCGAGCAAGCTCGCCAACGGCTCTCACCAACGCCGGCGGAACGGGCGGCGATCGCGGACGCCGACCTCGAGCACGAACTGCAGCGCCTCCGTGTCCGACGCGACGCCCGCCGGATGCTCGACGCCGAAGAGAGCGCCGAAACGACGATCCCGGCGCCGACTCGACTAGACGCGTTCCTCGACGAGCCCGACGTCGATGCCGAGTACCGCGTCGACCGGCTGCTCCCCACCGGCGGGAACGCGCTGTTCCCCGCGCCGGCGAAGGCGGGGAAGTCGACCACGATCGGCAACCTCGCCCGGGCATTCGCCGACGGCGACGCGTTCCTCGGCACGTTCGCCGTCCAACCCGCGCGGGTCGTGCTCATCGACAACGAGCTCGACCCGCGTGGCCTCCGACGCTGGCTACGCGAGCAAGAGATCCAGCACCCCGAGCACGTGTCCGTCGTCCCGCTCCGCGGCCGCACCGCGTCGTTCGACATCATCGACCCGGCCACCAGGGCCAGGTGGGCCGACGTGCTGCGCGGTGCCGACGTGCTGATCTTCGACTGTCTTCGCCCCGTGCTCGACGCGCTCGGCCTCGATGAGAATCGCGACGCGGGCCAGTTCCTCGTCGCGCTCGACGCACTCAAGACCGAAGCAGGGATCAGCGAGACGGTGCTCGTGCACCACATGGGGCACGCCGGCGAACGCGCCCGCGGCGACTCCCGCCTGCTCGGATGGCCCGACGTCACGTGGAAGATCACCCTTGAACGCCCCGACGACCCGTCGATGTCGCCGCGGTTCTTCTCCGCGTTCGGTCGCGACGTGTCCGTGCCCGAGACGCAGCTCGAGTACGACCCCGCTCGCCGCCGCATGAGCGTCACCGGAATGTCGAGGCGCGACGCCGCCGTCGAGGTCGCCCTCGCCGCACTCATCGAGCTGCTCGCCGCGAACCCAAACGGGCTCAGCCAGGCCGCGATCGAAGAAGCACTGAAGGGCGAGGGCATTCCCCGCAGCGACGTTCGCCAGGCGACGCACGTCGCACAGCAGCGTGCGTTGTCCGTCGTCGTGCCAGGACCTCGCGGTGCGAAGGTGCACGTCCCAATCCCTCACCTCGCCACCTCGCCGGACCTCGCCGCTACCTCGCCAGCGAGCACGCCGGTCACCTCGCCGCCCCCTTAA
- a CDS encoding Fe-S cluster assembly protein HesB, giving the protein MLTLTDNATAIVSTLVSRQNDAPAAGLRIHTAEAQDDSGAARLAVAVTADPEPADQVVEFSGTRLFLDEAAASALDDKILDAGVDDEGSVSFAVLPQVA; this is encoded by the coding sequence GTGCTCACCCTCACCGACAACGCCACCGCCATCGTGTCGACCCTCGTGAGTCGGCAGAACGACGCGCCGGCCGCCGGGCTGCGCATCCACACCGCCGAGGCGCAGGACGACTCGGGCGCGGCCCGGCTCGCCGTCGCCGTGACCGCCGACCCGGAGCCCGCCGATCAGGTCGTCGAGTTCTCCGGCACCCGCCTGTTCCTCGACGAAGCCGCTGCCTCCGCGCTCGACGACAAGATCCTCGACGCGGGCGTGGACGACGAGGGCTCCGTGTCCTTCGCCGTGCTCCCTCAGGTCGCCTGA
- a CDS encoding AbiV family abortive infection protein, which translates to MILTPATARAYWRALLDNATRLIADANLLLAAASIGRARALTVLAEEELGKATTVYDTFSRAWSKRSLEGVELAQGSARDHLAKYAAAYEFGRDLDTFWGDDYPEGPEDDDWARWHAERQAEARAAAKVANQEKQRGFYVDLGAGEISTPAQFDRDRVEEHLVTAAQVIEMMLIRDHSRMKFESPDHYDSTHDMQWRVMPVSHGLDYAAFVESAAEGAGDADDSSRQGDPAQ; encoded by the coding sequence ATGATCCTCACGCCCGCAACAGCGCGCGCCTACTGGCGCGCGCTGTTGGACAACGCGACTCGGCTGATCGCTGACGCGAACCTCCTACTCGCGGCCGCCTCGATCGGGCGTGCTCGTGCTCTCACGGTCCTCGCCGAAGAGGAGCTCGGGAAGGCCACGACGGTCTACGACACGTTCTCTCGGGCGTGGAGCAAGCGCAGCTTGGAAGGCGTCGAGCTCGCGCAGGGCAGCGCCCGCGATCACCTCGCGAAGTACGCGGCCGCGTACGAGTTCGGTCGCGACCTGGACACGTTCTGGGGCGACGACTACCCGGAGGGCCCCGAGGATGACGACTGGGCGCGCTGGCACGCGGAGCGGCAGGCCGAGGCGCGCGCCGCGGCGAAGGTCGCGAACCAGGAGAAGCAGCGTGGGTTCTACGTCGATCTCGGCGCCGGCGAGATCTCGACGCCGGCGCAGTTCGATCGTGACCGCGTCGAGGAGCACCTGGTTACGGCCGCGCAGGTGATCGAGATGATGCTGATCCGCGATCACTCGCGCATGAAGTTCGAGTCACCGGACCACTACGACAGCACGCACGACATGCAGTGGCGCGTGATGCCCGTCTCGCACGGTCTCGACTACGCCGCGTTCGTCGAGTCCGCGGCCGAGGGCGCGGGTGACGCGGACGATAGCTCACGCCAGGGCGACCCGGCCCAGTAG